One part of the Aspergillus luchuensis IFO 4308 DNA, chromosome 5, nearly complete sequence genome encodes these proteins:
- the EAF3 gene encoding MRG family protein (COG:B;~EggNog:ENOG410PMN5;~InterPro:IPR038217,IPR016197,IPR025995,IPR008676, IPR026541,IPR000953;~PFAM:PF05712,PF11717;~go_component: GO:0005634 - nucleus [Evidence IEA];~go_process: GO:0006325 - chromatin organization [Evidence IEA];~go_process: GO:0006355 - regulation of transcription, DNA-templated [Evidence IEA]) yields MAPTSQMTYQKDERVLCFHHEILYEAKILDLRHTDPEDRKSPYEYLVHYKGWKNTWDDWVPQDRLRKFTEENRELATTLRREAEAAFRQKSTKASVKKRGGSDRSSARGSEERQTSVPGRGTKRARDNDIEKEESFYVRPSVRIVMPDNLKSLLVDDWENVTKNQQVVALPAKSPVNQILDDYVNEEKPKRTSSADTDVLEEVVMGVREYFDKALDKVLLYRFEREQYRALRKKWEAGSGDYADKGPLDIYGAEHLTRLFATMPELIAQTNMDLQSTNRLREELSKFTIWLSKNSSRYFATRYMTASNEYIEKSRGVPNPTPGTATSRLV; encoded by the exons ATGGCCCCAACAAGCCAAATGACCTACCAGAAGGACGAGAGGGTTCTTTGTTTTCATCATGAAATTCTGTACGAGGCCAAGATCCTTGACCTGAGGCATACAGACCCAGAGGACCGTAAGAGTCCTTATGAGTATCTAGTCCACTACAAGGGCTGGAAGAATAC CTGGGATGACTGGGTTCCCCAAGACCGCCTTCGTAAATTCACGGAGGAAAACAGAGAATTAGCCACCACTCTTCGTCGTGAGGCAGAGGCTGCATTCCGCCAGAAGAGCACCAAAGCCTCTgtcaagaagaggggaggctCCGACCGCAGTTCCGCCCGAGGCAGCGAGGAAAGGCAAACCTCAGTGCCTGGCCGCGGAACCAAGAGAGCTCGTGACAACGATATCGAAAAG GAGGAGAGCTTTTACGTGCGGCCTTCAGTAAGGATCGTAATGCCAGATAATCTGAAGTCTCTCCTAGTGGATGATTGGGAAAATGTCACCAAGAACCAGCAAGTCGTGGCCTTGCCTGCCAAGTCCCCGGTCAATCAGATCCTGGACGACTACGTCAATGAGGAGAAGCCCAAGCGCACAAGCTCGGCTGATACGGACGTCCTTGAAGAAGTCGTTATGGGTGTACGTGAATACTTCGACAAAGCGCTTGACAAGGTCCTCCTGTACCGGTTTGAACGCGAGCAGTACCGGGCTCTCCGCAAAAAGTGGGAGGCAGGCTCGGGCGACTACGCCGACAAGGGACCACTCGACATCTACGGTGCAGAGCACCTGACTCGTCTTTTTG CAACCATGCCCGAGCTCATTGCACAGACAAATATGGACCTCCAGTCAACGAATAGACTCCGTGAAGAACTGTCCAAGTTCACCATCTGGCTGAGCAAGAACTCCAGCCGATACTTTGCTACAAGATACATGACTGCGAGCAATGAGTACATCGAGAAGTCGCGTGGCGTTCCGAATCCAACCCCTGGAACTGCAACATCGCGTTTAGTCTAG